The Gemmatimonadota bacterium DNA window GAGGAGGGGGGCGTCAGAGAGATCCCGCGGCCCGAGGAGATGGTCGAGCACGTGCACCGCGTGCGCGGCGGCCGGCTCTTCGAGCTGGCCTTCGTCGCCCCCAAGCTGCTGGAAACGGGCGAAGCAGGACGGCGAGTGCGACGGGCGGAGCCGGCGCTGGCTCGGCTGGGCACCGCTTTCCAGATCGTGGATGACCTCACGGACTTCGAGTTCGACCTGGACCGCAGGAGCCACAACCTGCTGGTCTCGCAGATCCGGCACCACGGCACTTCCCGGCAGCGGGCCAAGCTGGTCGAGCTGTGGGGCGGAGCCCCGGCGCGGCCCGGGCTGGTCGAGAGCCTGTTCCGCGAGCCGGCGCGCGCGGTGCTGGGGTGGGCGTACCGCGAGGCGCGCGCCGCGTTCCGCGCCTTCGAGGAGCTGGGCTTCTGGTTCCCCGCCCGCCTGGCCGATCAGGTGGTGCACGCCATTGTGGGGCTGGAGGGCGTGACCCGCATGGAGGCCATTGCTTCGCCCTAAAGCGGCAGGCGAGCGGGCCAGCCTGCCTTCTTCAGGTAAGTATCGAAGTCGGTCAGCGGCGGATAGATCGCGCGCAGGGTGGGCACGTCGGCGTCATAGCCCACGTCCTGGAACCAGCGGAACATCCGGTAGTACTCCTCGCCCATGGCCTGCCGGAACTGGTCCCACGGCACCTGGAAGTACGTGACCTCCCGCCCCACCGCCCGGCTGAACGCCGCCGCCACCTGCTCGGTGCTCCTCGAGTCGCCGGCCAGGTCCAGCTCCCGTCCCAGCCACTCCTCACGGTGCGCGAGCGCGAGCGCGGCGAAGCCGCCGATATCGTCAACGGCAATCTGCTGGAACTGGCGGTCCGGGCTGAGCGGGAAGGCGAGTTTGCCGCCCAGGATGGGGTCGGCCATCATCGGGTTCTCCCAATTGTCCATGAAGAAGACCGGCCGCAAAATGGTGTGCGGCAGGTCGAGTTCCCGCACGTGATTCTCGATCTGCCATTTGCTCTCGAAATGCGGCAGCCCCGTCTGTCGCTGAGCACTGGCCACGGAGCTGTAGACGAAGTGCTCGACGCCCGCCGCCCGGGCCGCGTCGGCCAGCCGCACGCCCTGGTCGATCTCCCGCTGGAACCCGGTCTCCCAGAAGTTCTGCACCGAGAAGACGCCGTACACGCCCTCGAGCACCCGGTCGAGCGAGGCGCGGTCGTCCAGATCGCCCTGCACCACCTCCGCGCCCTGCCCCACCAGCGCCCGGGCTGCGGGCTTGCTCGGGTCACGCGTCAAGGCGCGCACGCGGAACGAGCCATCGCGCAGAAGATGCCGCGCGACGGCACCGCCTTGATGCCCCGTGGCGCCCGTCACTAGCACGATGCGCGCACTGCTGCTGACCATTTTCAGCTCCCGTCCAGAACAGGTTAGAAAAGGGCTTCTAGGCGCTTGCCGCCCGGCATATTAACCCGTTGCGACGGCGCCGGCCAACCTCAGTCAACGCGACCCCGGGCGCTCCGCCGCGGAAACGGCTGCCACAAGACTTATGGCCGGGGTGGCTCAGCGGGGATCAGGGGGCTGTGCGGATTGTGCGGTGTTGCGCGCCGCCGCGCCACCCCGGCAGATTGCGGGTTGGATGAATACGCGTGGGGTACAGACGCGGGTCGTGCCGAAGCGGGCGATCCCCAGCGAAGGCCCAGATCACCGCTGAAGGCCGGGTCAGCATGTCTCCCGAGGACCACAGCATTCTGGAGGAGTTCGCCGCCCGAGTCCGTGAGCTGGAGCCGCGGGCCCGAATCTGGGCCTTTGGCTCGCGGGCGCGGGGCACCGCACACCCCGAGTCCGATTTCGACCTCTGCATTGTCGTGCCCGAGCGGCGCGATCCTCTCGACAGCGCCATCCGCGACATCGCATGGGAGATCGGGTTCGAGCGAGAGCGCGTCCTGACCACGGTCATGCTGTCCGCGTACGATTTCGAACAGGGGCCGATGTCCGCGAGCAGTCTCGTCGCCAACATCCGCCGTGAAGGTCGGGCCGCTTGACGGAACAGGAGAAGATTCGGGCGCTGGTTCGCTACCGACTGGATCAGGCGGACGAGGCGCTCCGTTCCGCGGAAACAAACCTTGCGCAAGGACTGGAAAGATCTGCCGTGAATCGAGCGTACTACGCCATGTTCTACGCCGTGCTGGCACTGTTGGCTACCCGCGCGCAGGAAACCTCCCGGCATGGCGGCGCCATATTGCTGTTCGACCGCATCTACGTGAAGCCAGGGGTTCTCCCCAAAGATTTTTCCCGATGGCTGCACGAGGCCTTCAATCAGCGGCAGACCGCGGACTACGCGACGGAATTCCGGCTCTCCGCGGATGCGCTTCGCCAGCTCCTGCAGCACGCCGGGGCATTTGTGAACGGAGTGATCGATCACCTGCGGACAGCAGGATTTCTCGGGTCCTGACCTCAAATCCGGCCTGAGCCCCGGAATCGGCCTCGCCGGCGAGCTCGTAGCGCAGGGAGTCTGGGGACGAGATTGCCGGGTGGCGTATTCGGGGCGCGAAGAGTGGGCGGGCGGCAATGTCGATCTCGCGCAGGAAGCGCTCCGCGACGACGGAGGCGAGTAGAGGCAGACGCCGCCGTCGGTCAGGCCGAACTCCCCAAGACCCAGCCTTGCGTTGGAGGTTCTCATGCGTGGTCTGGCGACTCTGCTCCTGCTCCTGCTCGCCGGCTGTGGCGCGGACCGGCCGGCGGCCGGGGGAAACGCGGCCGCCATCGACACGGCCGCTATCATGGCCCTGGCCGAGATCCCGGCAGCGACCTTCGACACTGTAGTCTGGGAGAGTGAGAGTGCGGCGATCGCGCGCGGCGCCGACGTCTTCAAGTGGGTGTGCGCACCCTGCCACGGCCCGCGCGGCCGCGGCGACGGCGGCTATGTGATCCGGGGCGACACCATCCACCCGCCCTCCTTCCTCGAGCCCGACTGGCGCCTGGCCAACGATCCCATGGGACTGCGGCGCAAGATCTACCTGGGCAACAACCGCGGCATGCCGCACTGGGGGGAGCGGGGGATGCAGGCCCGGGACGTGGTGGCCCTCGAGCTGTTCATCCGCAAGTCGCTGCGCGCGCCGCAGGGCCGCGGCGGCTAGGGGGTGAGCGGGCCGGTGCTTCGGGGGCGCGCCGGCCTGGCGCGCAGCTTCAGCCCTGAGCGCTCACCCGGCTACTTCGTCCAGTCCTGCACCTTCAGCCCGTCCACGCGGAACTCGGCGGTGTTGTTCGTGACCAGCGTCGCCTCGAGGCTGAGCGCCTGCGCGGCGAGCAGCATCTCGATCGGCCCGATCATGTGACCGCGGGCTTCCAGACTGGCACGAGCCGCGCCGTAGGCGAGGGCGGCGGCATCGTCGAAAGACAGGACCTGAAGCGGCTGAAGGAATAGATCCAGCTTCTCCCGATTCAACTTCGGCTGACGACTCTTCGCCACACCATACTCCAGCTCGGCAACCGTCAGGGCAGAGATGGCCACGTCTGTTACCCGACGGCGTGCCAACCTTCGTTCCGCCTTCGGCGATGACTTGCGAATCAGCGCGATACACAGGTTGGTGTCCAGCAGATACCTCGGCGGCATGGCTCAGCCCTGGAACAGCGCATCCAGCGCTGGACGACCCTGCACCCCCGGTTGCGCGCGCGCGGCCATGAAATCCGGCGAAAACGTGCCCAGGCTGTCCAGCAGCGGCTGC harbors:
- a CDS encoding NmrA/HSCARG family protein; the encoded protein is MVSSSARIVLVTGATGHQGGAVARHLLRDGSFRVRALTRDPSKPAARALVGQGAEVVQGDLDDRASLDRVLEGVYGVFSVQNFWETGFQREIDQGVRLADAARAAGVEHFVYSSVASAQRQTGLPHFESKWQIENHVRELDLPHTILRPVFFMDNWENPMMADPILGGKLAFPLSPDRQFQQIAVDDIGGFAALALAHREEWLGRELDLAGDSRSTEQVAAAFSRAVGREVTYFQVPWDQFRQAMGEEYYRMFRWFQDVGYDADVPTLRAIYPPLTDFDTYLKKAGWPARLPL
- a CDS encoding c-type cytochrome — protein: MRGLATLLLLLLAGCGADRPAAGGNAAAIDTAAIMALAEIPAATFDTVVWESESAAIARGADVFKWVCAPCHGPRGRGDGGYVIRGDTIHPPSFLEPDWRLANDPMGLRRKIYLGNNRGMPHWGERGMQARDVVALELFIRKSLRAPQGRGG
- a CDS encoding PIN domain-containing protein; its protein translation is MPPRYLLDTNLCIALIRKSSPKAERRLARRRVTDVAISALTVAELEYGVAKSRQPKLNREKLDLFLQPLQVLSFDDAAALAYGAARASLEARGHMIGPIEMLLAAQALSLEATLVTNNTAEFRVDGLKVQDWTK
- a CDS encoding class 1 isoprenoid biosynthesis enzyme, whose translation is EEGGVREIPRPEEMVEHVHRVRGGRLFELAFVAPKLLETGEAGRRVRRAEPALARLGTAFQIVDDLTDFEFDLDRRSHNLLVSQIRHHGTSRQRAKLVELWGGAPARPGLVESLFREPARAVLGWAYREARAAFRAFEELGFWFPARLADQVVHAIVGLEGVTRMEAIASP
- a CDS encoding nucleotidyltransferase domain-containing protein, whose translation is MSPEDHSILEEFAARVRELEPRARIWAFGSRARGTAHPESDFDLCIVVPERRDPLDSAIRDIAWEIGFERERVLTTVMLSAYDFEQGPMSASSLVANIRREGRAA
- a CDS encoding HEPN domain-containing protein produces the protein MTEQEKIRALVRYRLDQADEALRSAETNLAQGLERSAVNRAYYAMFYAVLALLATRAQETSRHGGAILLFDRIYVKPGVLPKDFSRWLHEAFNQRQTADYATEFRLSADALRQLLQHAGAFVNGVIDHLRTAGFLGS